The genomic window CAATGGTTCAATCGATCACACTCGAGACGGCAAAGGAAGTAATCAACGCAGCTGAAGATGCGGCAGCGGCCATCGATAACCCGATGGTGATCACTGTCGTCAATTCCGAAGGGAACCTCGTCGCACAGCAGCGGATGAACAACGCTTGGCTCGCATCGGTGAGCATCTCCCGCAATAAGGCATACACATCCGCCGCTCTGGACATGCCCACTCACGAACTCGCGAAGGCGACCCAGCCCGGCGAGTCGCTCTGGGGGCTCCAGACCACGGACGATAATCAGCTCGTCGTATTCGGTGGCGGGTATCCTCTCGTTCACGATGGCGAAATTGTGGGCGCCATCGGCGTCAGCGGCGGCGCAGTTGAACAAGACCGTACCGTCGCTGAAGCGGGCGTCGACGCCTTCGAAGGGATGCACTGACGGCCACCAGCGCAACTGGTGAGCAGTTTTCCGAATAGTAATTACTATCCCATCATTTATTAATAGTTATATTTATAATGTAGCAATTTGATGTCTGATCCGGAGCTAGAGATGATAAATAATCAAAGACCGCAGATCGGACAAGACGAGTCTACAGACCGAAAACAGCGATATCGGCACAGCCCGCCTAGTCGAGAAGTCGACGTTCGAGAGGTGAGGTGAGATGGTCGATATCATGGCGATCTGGTCGCTCGAGTATCTCTTGCTGGCCGTAGCTGGAGGCGCG from Halostagnicola kamekurae includes these protein-coding regions:
- a CDS encoding GlcG/HbpS family heme-binding protein, with the translated sequence MVQSITLETAKEVINAAEDAAAAIDNPMVITVVNSEGNLVAQQRMNNAWLASVSISRNKAYTSAALDMPTHELAKATQPGESLWGLQTTDDNQLVVFGGGYPLVHDGEIVGAIGVSGGAVEQDRTVAEAGVDAFEGMH